CGCGGCGGCCTGCGCGGCGGCGCGGGTCGACAGGCGGCGAAGGGCGATAGAATCGCACCAGGCGTTCGGCGAACCGGCGAACGTCTCGATGCCATCGTCTTTGACGATGAGAAGCCCGCCTTCCGGTCGTTTCCGCAGATACAGCACCATCGTCCCGCCCCCTTCTTCCATGATAGCACGGCCGGGGGCGGAACCGGTTTGAAAAAGAAAACCGCTTTTCAGCGGCTTTCGGAATCAGTTGGCTTCCTGGGGGGCGTCGGTCTTGACCGGCGTCGATTTGGTGATGCGGAGCTCGTTGTCGATGTCGAAGAAATGGCACTTGTTCATGTTCAGGGCGAGCTTGATCTTGTCGCCGATGTGGACGTCCGAGCGGGCGCTGACCTTGGCGATGATGTTCGTCTTTCCGACCGAGATGTGGATGTTCGTCTCGGCGCCGAGGAGTTCGGCGACGTCGACGAGGAACTCGGAGGCGGAATCCTTGTACGTCTCGAGCGCGACGAGTTCGTCGTGGATGTCTTCCGGACGGATGCCGAGGACGATCTGGCGGTTCAGGTAATCCTTCTCCTTCAGCATGTTGAACTTCGGCTCCGGAACCTTGACCTTGAGGTTCTCGACGTAGAAGCAGCCGTCGTCCTGGACCTCGCCGTTGAGGAAGTTCATCGCCGGCGTACCCATGAAGCCGCCGACGAACATGTTGTTCGGGTTGTCGTAGAGTTCCTTCGGGGCGCCGATCTGCTGGACGCGGCCGTCCTTCATGACGACGATGCGGGTCGCCATCGTCATCGCCTCGATCTGGTCGTGGGTGACGTAGATGGTGGTCGTGCCGAGGCGCTCGTGCAGCTTGATGAGCTCGGCTCTCATGGCGACGCGCAGCTTGGCGTCGAGGTTGGAGAGCGGCTCGTCCATCAGGAAGACCTTGGCGTCGCGGACGATCGCGCGGCCGAGGGCGACGCGCTGGCGCTGTCCGCCGGAGAGGGCCTTCGGCTTCCGGTCGAGGTAGCCGGTGAGGCCGAGGATGTCGGCGGCGTTCTTGACGCGGCGTTCGATCTCGTCCTTGGGCATCTTGCGGAGCTTGAGGCCGAAGGCCATGTTGTCGTAGACCGACATGTGGGGATAGAGGGCGTAGGACTGGAACACCATCGCGATGTTTCGATCCTTCGGGGCGACGTCGTTGACGAGCACGTCGTCGATGTAGAGTTCGCCGGCGGTGATCTCCTCGAGGCCGGCGACCATGCGGAGCGTGGTCGACTTGCCGCAGCCGGACGGGCCGACGAAGACGATGAATTCCTTGTCCTTGACGTCGAGGGTGAAGTCGAAGACGGCCTGCACGCCGTTGTCGTACACCTTGTCGAGATGCTTGAATGCCAATGTTGCCATGCCTGGTTCCTCCGGGATGTGGATTTTGTCATCACGTTCGATTATAGCGGACGAAAGCGCTTTTTCCTATATGCAAAATGCACAAATCAATGGCGGAAGAGAAGATAGACCGCAAGCCCGCCGGTGAACGTCCGGACGTCGATGCCGGTCTTCGCGAGGAAGTGGTCGAGACGGTAGTTCAGGGTGTTGCGGTGCATGTACAGCGCCCGGGCGGCGCGCGACGCGTTCTGGTCGGCGCGGATGAAGCCGACGGCGGTGTCGACGGTCTCGGCGCCGACGAGGCCGACGTAGTAGTCGCGGAGCGTCCGGTGCAGTCCGGAGAGGTCGCGCATGACCGCCTCGGTCGCGATCTCGGCGGCGCCGTAGATTCCGTGTCCGAGCCGCGGGAGTTCCTTCAGGACGGCCGCGACGGGATAGTCCGCCGCGGCGGGGACGACGAATACGGTGAGGTCCTGGATGAATTCCTGGACCGCGAGTTCGCGCACCCGGCGGAGGTCGGCGTCGTCCTGCGCCCCGGCGTAGGAGAGGCGGAACAGGTCGGGTCCGGCGGGGGTGACGGCGATGTCGCCGTACGCCGCGAAAAAGGCCGCCAGGGATTCCTGGTCGGCATTCTTCATCAGGACGTAGGCGGTCTGCCGTTCCATCGCATCCTCCGCGTCAGACGACGTAGTCGCCGCGGTACGACAGAAGCATCACCGACACGACGCCGGCGAGGTCCTTGATCGGTTCGATCCGCTTCGAGACGTCCCTGTTCCCGCGGATCTCGAAGGTGAACTCGGCCTTGTCCTTCTGGATCGACTTGTTGCGGACGGCGGCGTTCCGATAGATCGCCTTCGCGGCGGAAAGGAGCCCGTCTTCGTCGAAGGCGCCCTCGATCCGGACGATCAGGATGTACGGGGTGGTGAAGATCTCAAGCGCCTGGACCGCCAGAATGGCGGCGCCGATGACGGCCGAGCCGAGCACCGCGAGCAGGCCCGAGCCGGCGCCGACGGTGATCCCGATGCCGATCGTCCAGAACATGAAGATGGTGTCGAGCGGGTTCTTGATGGCCGTGCGGAAACGCACGATCGAGAGTGCGCCGACCATGCCGAGCGAGAGCACGACGTTCGACGAGACGGCCATGATGACCATGCAGGTCACCAGCGCCGAGATCGGCAGCGTCATCGAGAAGCTCTTGTTGTAGACGGTCGTCTGGTACGAGAGCTTGTAGATGAACAGCACCCAGAGCGACAGCGCGAACGCCACCAGGAGGTTGAAGGCGATCTCGCCGGGGGTCAGTTCCATCACCGACCAGTTCTCGAAGAATTCCTGAAGCGTGAACAGCGTGTAAGGCATCCTCATCATCTCGCGATCTCACGGGTTGAGCAGAATCCAGCCCATGTAGTATTTGGAATACGAAACCACCTGGTGGTTCCTGTGAAACAGGATCTTGCGGAGCGTTTCGGGAAGCAGTCCGGTGTACTTGACCTCGAGGATCGTCTGCCCGGGCTCGAGCACCCGGCGGGCGAAGGCAGGGTCCGAATCGAAGAGCCGGGCGGTGACGTCCTTGTCGAAGGTGACGCGGACGTCGCCTGCGGGGAAGGTCCAGGCTTCGCGGACGTAATCGACGACGATCGCCGGGCGGAGGTCGTCGAGCTTCATCCGCACGAGGACATCGGCCATCAGGCGGACGTTCGCGTAGGCGGCGACGCCGTCGGCGTCCGCCGTCAACAGGGCGCGCTTCATCGGCTCGTCGAGCCAGATCGACTCCTTCGCGGTGAGGGTTCCGACCTTGGTCTTGGACTCGAGGCGGCACGGTCCGCCGGCGTAGCTGCGGACGCGGTACTTCTGGTGGTATTCGACGCCGTCGGCCTTCTCGCCGACGCGCGAACAGTACAGATCGTCGAAATAGACGCTCGAGACCGCGTATTCGCCGGTTCGGGAATCGGCGTAGAGGTCACGGTTCATCGTGAGCGCAAGCTGGTTGGAAAGCTGCGCGACCTCGTGACGGGCGAGCAGGAACTTGAGTTCGGTCCGCGTGAGCTCCATCGGCGCACCTCCCCTCTAAACGGATGAATGCCGACTCGCGCCGGCATTCCCATTATACCATGAATTTGATCGTTTGAACTCCCTCATTCGCCGGTGATGCCGGTCTTCTCGATGCCCTCGACGAACGACTTCTGGCCGACGAAGTACAGGATCAGGAGCGGAATCACGGAGATGACGGTGGCGGCCATCTTGAACGGTTCGGAGAGACGCACCTCGGTGCCGGGGTGCGGCGACGCCGACGCCTGCTGGCGGAAGAGGTCGTCGAACATGTCGAGACGGGTCATGAAGAGCTTGACGCCGTCGCCGACCAGCATCCGCGTCACGTAGGTCTCGTTCCAGTTCCAGACGAACGAGAACAGGAAGACGACGACGATCGTCGACAGCGAGAGCCGGATCGTGATGTGCCAGAACAGCTGGATGGGCGTGGCGCCATCGATCTTGCCGGCCTCGTAGAGGTCGTGCGGGATCATCTTGAAGAAGTTGATGAAGATGAGGATGAGGATCGCGGAATTGACTCCCTGGCCGAAGAAGGCCATGATGATCTGCGACTGGTAGGTGTTGAGTCCGCGGCCCGGGCCGCTCCAGTCGAAGGACTGGTAGAATTCCTTGAACATCGTGTACTGGGTGATGAGCAGGATCGGGACCGGGATGATGAAGGAGGCGAGCAGAAGCGTGTAGAGCAGCTTCTTCCCACGGAACTCGTAGCGGGCGAAGGCGAAGCCGGTCAGCGCCGAGACGACCGTCTGGAGGACGGCGAGGAGGGTGGAGTAGAAGACGGAGTTCATGAGCGAGGCGGTGCCGTCGAGCACGAACCACACGACCGAATAGTTGGCGAGCGAGAGATGCTTCGGGATCCAGATGATCTCGGGATCGACGACGTCGGTGATGCTCATGACGGAGAGCGAGAGCATCTTCATGATCGGGTAGAGGAACACGTAGCTGATCGTGATCAGGAAGACGTAGACGGCGATCGTCGAGATCGTGCGCATGATCCGCACCTTGCGGGTGTGGAGCAGGCGGCGGAGTCCGGCGGCGAATCCGCACATCCGGGCGCGGAGCGTCTGGAAACGGGCAAGGAGCGCCTTCATCGCGCCTCACCCCCGTTCTTCTCGAGCTTGCGGCGCGCCGCGATCGCTTCCATGTTCCGGCGCTGGATCGACGTGAGTCGGACTTCCCTCGTCTTTTCCGGACGGCCGAGCAGCAGGTAGGCGATCCCGATGATGAGGAACACGGCGACGGAGTACAAAAACGAATAGGTCGAGGCGAGGCCGATGCCGTTGGCGGTCTCCCACATGATCTTGCGGCGGATGATCTCGTAGACGGGGTTGAGCGAGAACGTCCCGAGCTGGACGATCGCGAACACGGCCGAGATGAAGGCGGTCGTGCGCACGATCGGCACCTTGATCTTCCAGAGGATCTGCCAGCCGTTGGCGCCGTCGATCTTGGCGGCCTCATAGAGGTTCACGTTGATCTTCTGGAGCGCGTTCAGGAAGAGGATGACCGGGATGCCGGTGAACCAGAGGACCATCGTGAAGTTCTCGAAGAGGCCCGACAGCGCCCGCGCGAATCCCGGGCTGTAGGACAGGATCATCTTGAAGATGATGTTGTCGGCGTAGCTCAGGAGCGATCCGGCGCCGTTGTACTTCAGGATGCCGGCGACGGGACCGCTCATGATGATGACGGGGAAGAAGAAGATGACGCGGAAGAGCCCCTGGCCCTTGACGCCGGTGTTGAGGAGGATGGCGAGGATGAAGGCGACGATGATGATCGTCGGCACGTATGTCAGTTCCATCACGATGAAGTCGAGGAGCGCGGGAAGGAAGTCGGTCGAACGGAAGGCGAGGCCGTAGTTGCCGCCGACGTCGAGGAGATTGAAGTCGTACGTGAGTCCGAGCGCCTCGGAGGTGATCGTGAAGAACGAGTTGTAGATCGTCTTCACGAACGGATAGACGACGAAGAGAAGGAACCCGAGGAGCCACGGGAGGATGAAGAGGTAGGCGATCTTGTTCTGGTTCTCGATCCGGGTCTCGCCGGTCAGCGTGCGGATCAGCCGGTCCTTGGCCATGTCAGTCGCCTCCGATCACGGCGGCCGAGAGCGCCGGGACATGGATCCCGCCCGCGTTCTGGTCCTCGTCGGTATAGTTGATGTAGATCGCGGTGCCGTCGTCGTAGAGGTTGCGGACGAGGCCGGCACGGATCACGTCGCGATCGATCCAGACGGCGTCCGTGACGGCGCCGAGGGCCGCGTTGGTGTCCTGGTAGATCGACCGGATGAGGTCTTCGTACAGCGCGTATTCGGTGGAGTAGTAGTCGCTCGAGTTGGTGTCGGAAAGATGGTAGGCGGCGTCATGCGTCAGGACGAACGACGGCCAGACGTTGTAGTCGATCATGCGCAGTACGTCCGAACGGGTGTAGAACGAGAAGTTCGAATACCCGGCGTACAGTTCCATCGTGCCCTGGAGGACGAGCTGCAGGAACGGGACGGTGTCGGTCTCGATCAGATACTGGGTGGTGTAGACGTCCATCTGGAGGTAGCGTCCGACATACGGAAGCAGGTATCCGTTCGGCCGCACGGCGTTGATCGTCGCCTCGTCCGCGACGTCGGCCACGGCTTCGCGGTAGAGCGCGATCGCGGCGGTCCTTGTCGTGATGTCGCCGGTGTAGTCGGTGATGAGGGTGTTCGAGATGCCGTCGAGCGTGAGCGACGCGACGCCCATCGAGAGGAAGGTGTCCGACTGCTCGGAAAGCCACAGGATGCTCTTCGTCGGCCGCGCGAACATGAAGAGCGCGATCGGCGATTCGTACGACAGGACGGTGGCGTACCATCCCGAAGGATGCTTGGCGGCGTTCCTGAGCGGGTTGATCTGCTCCTCGTTGATCGTCGCGTAGTCCTGCTGGAAGGAGATGTCGACGCCGCGCCCGGCGTATTCCTCGATCAGATCGGCGAAGGCCCTCTTCGTGCCGATCGCCGAGGTGAAGACCGCCTTCGTGGGGTTCCCGAGGGTGACGCCGCCGTCCGCCCAGCCGATCAGGCCGGAGGAGACGTTGGCGATCCCGCCGGCGATCACGTCGTCGAGGATGTCGCCGACCTGGGAGGCCGTCGTGACGACGTCGAGGGTGTAGCCGACGATCGATTCCTCGCTGTCGGCCATCAGGAAGTCGAGACGGATGCCGATGTCGCCGGCTGCGCGATCCTGGAGGGAGAGTTCCCCGCGTTCGATCAGGAAGTCCTTGTACTTGAGCGCCATCCCGACGTAGTTCGCGGGGTAGCCGTCGACGGTGCCGTCGCCGGCGAGGAAATCGTAGTGCATGTGGATGTCGCACGGATTCAGGGTCTCGCCGATCGACTGCACGGTATCCGCGCCGTCGTGCGAGAAGATGCGCTGGAAGGTGAAGTTGGTCGAGAACAGCGCATAGGTGTAGTTGTAGTTGTAGATGGTCTCCTCGGGGACCGAGACCACGGACATGTATTCCGCCCCGGCCTCGGCGTAGGCGACGAAGGCCGCCTGGTCGTTGCCGTGGGCCATGCCGTAGACGGGCACGGTCGCCGTCTTGTAGGGCACGAAGGATCCCTGCCAGCTGAAATACTCGGGATTGTTCTGGGAGGCGTCGGGACCGTAGACGACGGCTGAATACTTGGTCAGGGACACGCTGTTGTCGCGATAGCGGATGAGCGCTCCCGGTCCGTCGGGGACGAGCGAATAGCCGCCGATCAGGTCGTTCTGCACTTCGGTGACGTCATAGTTGGCGAGCGTCTCGCCATCGGTGTCGAACGTCGTGAAGACGGCGGAACGGCCGCCGACGGCCCCCATGAAGGTGGCGACGCCGATCGCGGAGAGGTAAGGCAGGCAGGTTCCCTCGATGCTCTCGAAGTCGACGACGATCTCGAAGCCGTCTTCCGACAGGAGGATGTCCGCCGGAATCGTCAGATCGAGGTTCGCGTCCTTGACGCCGAGACCGGTGACCGCGAAGGTGAAGCGCCAGCGGTTCTCGTCGCCGTCGACCATCCGAAGCGTCGAGTCGACGTCGTAGAGGGCGGTCTTGAGATAGCTGCTGTAGACTTCCTTCTCTTCCCAGGTGGATTCGCTGTCGCCCTTGCGGTAGTACTTGAAGAACATGAGCGAGTTGGCGACGAGCGGTCCGGTGGTCGTGCCGGTGATCGTGTCGACCTCGATCTCGCAGGCTTCCGCGAAGGCGTCGTAGGTGATGTCGCCGTTGCGGTACTGGCTGCGGGCGTCCTTGCAGACGGTGGCCTGGGTGGTCTGCGTCACCGTCGAATCGACGTCGAGGCCGGTCTTCCAGACGTAGCCGTTGCGCTTGTCGAGGACGACGAGGACGTCGCGGGCCTCCTGCCACCAGAAGGTGAAGTTGACGTTGTCGGACAGTTCCGCGTAGCCGCCTTCGTCGAAGTCGGCGGCGGGGATGTCGGTCAGGGTCTCGGGGTTCTCCAGGGTATCGCGCCCCGTCGGGACGTAACTCGCGTAGAGGAGCACCGGCGAGAGCGTCAGAACCATGACGGCGGCGAGGATGATCTTCTTAACCGAGAACATTGCGGATCGCCTCCCAGATGAGTTCGTAGAGGAACGTGAAGAGCTGCCTGATCGTCATCTGCACGAACGACAGCACGAGCAGGATGACGATCACGAAGACGATGGTGACGAGGACGCTCTTCACGGTCTGGCCGAAGGTGTAGTTCTGGATTTCGGAGACCGAGAGGAAGATGAGCATGCCGCTCCAGGCGAGGCCGATGCCGAAGACGAGCTGAAGCACGAAGACCTCGTTCAGGGTCGCCACGTAGGAGAGCGCGGTCGTGAGGACGCAGGCGACGATGAACGGCCAGAGCGAATAGGCGAAGCCCTTGAAGATCGCCCCGAGTGTCCCTTCCCCGTCTTGGATCGAGGTGACGAGCCAGCTGCAGACGATGAAGAGGCCGATCAGGATCACGAAGCCGAGGATGATCGAGCCGAGGTCGAGATCCTCGATCGACTGCGACTGGAAGATGAAGTCCTTCCCGGCGATGTAGAAGAGATACGCGAAGAACGCCAGGACGAGCAGAATCGATGCCCCGACATAGGATCCCTTCCGGCCGATCCGGAGATAGTAGAACGAGTCCGAAGGCTTCCGCATGACCGCGCGGGCATAGGTCACGTTCTCGATCGGACGGATCGAGTTGACGCGTCCGGCGAAGGCGCGGACCGGTGCGAGAATGTGTTTCCGCCGGTCGACGAAACGGACGACGACGGTGACCAAGGCGATGAAGATGCCGCCCATGATGGCGGGCAGGAGCCACTGCTGCATCCAGATGTTGCGGAGTTCCCAGTAGGCCTCCGAATAGAGTTCGCGGTTGCCGGCGATCTCGAAGTGTTCGGCCGCGAGTTCGTACTGCTCGAGGCGGAAATAGTTGCGGGCGATCGAATCGTGGGCGAGGATCGACATCTGATTCAGGCGGAGGACCTCCTGCCAGAGTTCGATGGCCGCCTCGTAGTCGGTCTCCTCATAGAGCCGGATCGCCTCGTAGATCGTCTCCGAATAGTCGGTGGTGACGAACGACTGGAGGTAGTTGTTCTTCTCGTCGACGGTCCAGATGGTTCCCTCGTCGTCGACCGCGAGGCTCGACAGGATGTTGAAGAACCCGGCGATGTCGTCGGTCGCATAGGACCCGAAGCGGTAGATGAGGGCGCCGTCGTTGGTGTAGACGTCGATGTGGCCGCTCTGGTCGGAGACGTAGATGACGCCGCCGTCGTCGACCCAGATGTCGGTCGCCTTCTCGGTCGTGAAGAACATGTCGACGATCGTGTTGGTTCCCTGGGTGTTGTGGCGCTTGACGTTGTCGTCGGATTGTCCGGACGAGGACGAATAGACGATGCCGTCGACGTCGATGAAGACGCTCGAGAAGACGGACGGCGTCATGTTGATGCCGAGGTCGTCGAGCTGGCTCTGCGAGAAGAGCAGCTTCTGGATCTGCTCCTTGAAGGACAGCGTGACTTCGTTCGCCGAGAAGTAGCCGAGGAACGAGCCGGTGTTCGAGAGCTGCAGGATGCCGTCGGAGGTTCCCTTCGAGACGACGTACATGATCCCGGCCTTGTCGACCGCGACCTTCTGCGGCGAGAAGTCGAGATCCTCGAGGAGGATCGAGTCGGGCTTGCCGAAGGTCTCGAGGAGGGTGCCCGCGGAATCGAAGTGGAAGACGACGCCGGCGCCGTCGTCGGCGACGAAGATGTCGCCCCGCGAGACGTACTCGGAATCGTCGAGGAAGACGAAGACCCCGGAGGGACTCGCCATGCCGGGGCAGGTGATCGTGCGCACGATGTCGCCCGTCCGCTGGTCGTAGACGACGATCCGGTGGTTGCCGGAATCGGCGATCACGAGCCGTCCGAGGTCGTCGAAGACGAGGTCGGCGGGGGCTTTGAGGCCGAGACCGGTGAGCGTCTGGCCGGGAAGATAGGCGTCCTGGGTGCGGGTGAAGTGGTGGTTCTCGTCGAAGGCGTACGTGTAGGTCGTGGACGACGAGGCTTCGACGCGGGGGGCGGTCGCCGCGATCACCGCGGCGCAGAGGACCGTCGCAAGGACGGCGAGGATTTTCTTGAACGTTTTCATCCGCGTCCCTCCTTACTTGATGCCCGAATGGGACATCGTGTCCATGACGTTGCCCTGCATCACCACGAAGATGACGAGGTTGGGGATGAACATCACGAGTCCGGCGGCGGCCGCGATCCCGACGCCGGCCGGGCCGGCGTTGGAGGCGGCGAGCGAGTTCATGTAGAACGCGAAGGTCTTCTTCGTCTCGTCGATCACGTAGATGTTCGAAGACTCGGTCGAGTTCCAGATCATCTGGAAGGAAAGGATCGCGACGGTCGCAAGCGCCGGCTTGACGAGCGGACCGACGATCTTGGTGATCAGGTGCCAGTCGTTCGCGCCGTCGATCCTGGCCGCCTCGAGGAGCTCGTCGGGGACCTGGTCGACGAACTGCTTGACGAGGAAGAGACCCACGGGCATCGCCAGATACGGGATGATGTGGGAGAGGAAGGAATCGGTGAGTCCGAGCGACGAGACGACGAGGTAGCGGGGAATCGCGACGGCGGTCGCGACGAACATGAGCGCCGTCTGGTTGATCGAGAACAGGAACTTCTTGGCGCGGAAGCGCTTCTTCGAGAGCGCATACCCCGTCGCCAGCGTGATCAGGAGCGTGGCGACGATCGTGATCGTGGTCACGATCAGCGAGTTGAAGAGATAGCGCGACATCGGCACGCCCGTCGACGAGGCGGTGCGGAGGAGCTTGGAGAAGTTCTCGAGCGTCGGATTCAGGACGAAGAGCCGCGGCGGGAAGAGGAACAGTTCCGACAGCGGCTTGAACGCCTGGCCGACGACATAGAAGAGCGGCACCAGCATGAAGAGGCTGATCGGAAGGAGGATCGCGTAGAACTTGAGCTGCGAGCGATGGAAACGGCGGGGGTTGATCTGGGTACCGAGGAAGCTGGACATGGTCTCACCTCAGTCCCGCTCGCCCAGCGCGCGGTAGACCACGCGTGAGAAGAGCATGATGATGAGCAAAAGGATGACCGACAGCGCCGCGGCGTAGCCCATCTCGTAGCGGATGAACCCGTAGTCGTCGATGTGGTTGACGATCAGCTGGCCGGCGTACTGCGGGGTCGGGTTCGATCCCGCCAGCGCGACGCCGATGCCGCCGGCGTTGAAGGCGCCGACGATCGCCATCACGGCGCCGAAGAGCATCTGCGGCTTCATCGACGGGATCGTGATGTAGAAGATCTCCTGCATGCGGTTCTTGATGCCGTCGATGTAGGCCGCCTCGTACATCTCGCGGTTGACGTTCAGGATGCCGGCGAGCATCGAGAGGAAGCCGATGCCCATCGAACTCCACAGCGTCACGAAGATCATGATCTGCATCAGGTAGTTCCCGGACTGGAGGAAGTCGATCGGCACGTCGATCCAGCCCATGTTGAGCAGGATGGCGTTGATGTAGCCGGAACTGTCGCCCGAGAAGAGCGTGCGGAAGATGACGGTGACGAGCACGCCGCCGAGCATCGACGGCATGTAGAGCGCGAGCGCCAAAAACTTGCGCGGCGTCGCCTGGATCTGCGACAGCATCCACGCCATCAGGAAGGAGAGCGCGTAGCCGCCGGGACCGGTGATGATCGCGTACTTGAGGGTGTTCGGCAGAACATTCCTAAGAAAGACGGAATCCTGCGTCAGGATCATGATGTAGTTCCCGAAGCCGTAGAACTCGGCGACCACGGGTCGCTCGATGACGTTGAAGTAGGTGAACGAGAGCCCGATCGCGACGAGCACCGGGATGACGATGAAGAGCGAGAACAGGATGACGTAGGGGAGCAGCAGGAGGACCGTCGAGGCCTTGTCCCCGGAAAGCCGCTTCATCGCCGGCGAGAGTTTCTCGCGGAGCGCCCGGATCGGCTTCATGCCGGCTTCCCCGAGGCGTCGGATCGCGTTTTCAGCCATGGTCAGTCGCCCCCTTCCGCATCATGGGCCGCAATCTGCGCCGCGACCCAGTCCGCACCCCGCACGGTGTACGGGACGAGGACGTTGCCGTCGGCGTCGATGTAGCCGAATTCGGTCATCTTCTTCTTGATCTCGCGGTTGATGTCGATCACGGCCTCGTCGATCGCGATCCGGATCGGGGTGCCGTCGAACGTGACCGTGTTCCAGACGTTCGAGAGACCGCGCTCGAGCAGGTACTGGCCCGGGGTGCGGGGCACGTCGGCGAGCCAGGCGACCATCTCGAGGATGACGGCCTTGTCCACCGGATCGATCGTCGAGTTGGCGACGGCGTCGAGGTTGCCGGACAGCCAGACGTATTCGGGTCCGTAGGTCGACTGCAGGGCGAAGGCGAACTGGCTCTGCGTCGCCGCCGACATCCACCATTTGAGGAATTCCCAGCTTTCGTTCTTCTTCTCCTCGCCGATGTCGCCGAACATGATCGCGGCCGATCCGTTGGCGATGAACCAGCGCTGGATCTCGCCGGTATCCTCGTCCTCGACGCCCGGCAGAAGCCCGAGCGACCATTGCCCGGTCAGTTCGGGAGCGGCGTTCTTGAGCGTCAGGTAGGTGGCGAAGTCGATCACGCCGATCGGCAGCGTGTTGTAGCGGAACGAGTTGTAGAAGCTGGCGACGTAGGAGGGCAGGCTGTACGTCGTGTACAGGTCGGCGAGAAGCTTCAGGCCGCGGTACGATCCCTCGGCGTCGAT
This genomic interval from Candidatus Izemoplasmatales bacterium contains the following:
- a CDS encoding YIP1 family protein, with amino-acid sequence MKTFKKILAVLATVLCAAVIAATAPRVEASSSTTYTYAFDENHHFTRTQDAYLPGQTLTGLGLKAPADLVFDDLGRLVIADSGNHRIVVYDQRTGDIVRTITCPGMASPSGVFVFLDDSEYVSRGDIFVADDGAGVVFHFDSAGTLLETFGKPDSILLEDLDFSPQKVAVDKAGIMYVVSKGTSDGILQLSNTGSFLGYFSANEVTLSFKEQIQKLLFSQSQLDDLGINMTPSVFSSVFIDVDGIVYSSSSGQSDDNVKRHNTQGTNTIVDMFFTTEKATDIWVDDGGVIYVSDQSGHIDVYTNDGALIYRFGSYATDDIAGFFNILSSLAVDDEGTIWTVDEKNNYLQSFVTTDYSETIYEAIRLYEETDYEAAIELWQEVLRLNQMSILAHDSIARNYFRLEQYELAAEHFEIAGNRELYSEAYWELRNIWMQQWLLPAIMGGIFIALVTVVVRFVDRRKHILAPVRAFAGRVNSIRPIENVTYARAVMRKPSDSFYYLRIGRKGSYVGASILLVLAFFAYLFYIAGKDFIFQSQSIEDLDLGSIILGFVILIGLFIVCSWLVTSIQDGEGTLGAIFKGFAYSLWPFIVACVLTTALSYVATLNEVFVLQLVFGIGLAWSGMLIFLSVSEIQNYTFGQTVKSVLVTIVFVIVILLVLSFVQMTIRQLFTFLYELIWEAIRNVLG
- a CDS encoding sugar ABC transporter permease, which encodes MAENAIRRLGEAGMKPIRALREKLSPAMKRLSGDKASTVLLLLPYVILFSLFIVIPVLVAIGLSFTYFNVIERPVVAEFYGFGNYIMILTQDSVFLRNVLPNTLKYAIITGPGGYALSFLMAWMLSQIQATPRKFLALALYMPSMLGGVLVTVIFRTLFSGDSSGYINAILLNMGWIDVPIDFLQSGNYLMQIMIFVTLWSSMGIGFLSMLAGILNVNREMYEAAYIDGIKNRMQEIFYITIPSMKPQMLFGAVMAIVGAFNAGGIGVALAGSNPTPQYAGQLIVNHIDDYGFIRYEMGYAAALSVILLLIIMLFSRVVYRALGERD
- a CDS encoding carbohydrate ABC transporter permease, with protein sequence MSSFLGTQINPRRFHRSQLKFYAILLPISLFMLVPLFYVVGQAFKPLSELFLFPPRLFVLNPTLENFSKLLRTASSTGVPMSRYLFNSLIVTTITIVATLLITLATGYALSKKRFRAKKFLFSINQTALMFVATAVAIPRYLVVSSLGLTDSFLSHIIPYLAMPVGLFLVKQFVDQVPDELLEAARIDGANDWHLITKIVGPLVKPALATVAILSFQMIWNSTESSNIYVIDETKKTFAFYMNSLAASNAGPAGVGIAAAAGLVMFIPNLVIFVVMQGNVMDTMSHSGIK